One Bacteroidota bacterium genomic region harbors:
- the nifJ gene encoding pyruvate:ferredoxin (flavodoxin) oxidoreductase, whose protein sequence is MKKNKKFITCDGNYAAAHVAYMFSEVAAIYPITPSSTMAEYIDEWAAFGRKNLFGEQVKVVEMQSEGGAAGAVHGSLQSGALTSTFTASQGLLLMIPNMYKIAGELLPGVFHVSARSLAAQALSIFGDHSDVMSTRQTGFAMMATGSVQEVMDLGAIAHLASIKTRIPFLHFFDGFRTSHEIQKVEYFENDDLRDLVDWDALQTFRNNALNPEHPVTRGTAQNPDIYFQSREAANKFYDPIPDVVEDYMKEITKKTGREYHPFTYYGATDAENVIVAMGSITETIKEVVDYLNAKGEKVGLVSVHLYRPFSEKYFLKVMPKSVKRIAVLDRTKEPGANGEPLYMDIREMYYEKADKPLVVGGRYGLSSKDTTPAMMVSVFENLKMKEPKNYFTVGIVDDVTFKSLPLLPEISIAAPGTYEAKFYGLGADGTVGANKNSIKIIGDNTDKYCQAYFAYDSKKSGGITVSHLRFGDVPIRAPYLVGTPNFVACHVPSYLNKYNMLKGLKKGGTFLLNSIWDVEETKNQLPNSMKKYLAVNEINFYIINATKIADEIGLGNRTNTIMQSAFFKIAEVIPYDLAINQMKKAILKDFGRKGEAIVKMNNAAVDAGDAVTKIEVPKEWAKLDGIDIVVKRNVPAFISELAEPVNSLKGDDLPVSAFLGREDGTFPSGTTAFEKRGIAVTVPEWQADNCIQCNQCAYVCPHAAIRPFLVNEAEEANLPQGTKLIETKGKFAPLKFRIQVSVLDCTGCSNCADVCPAKEKALVMEPLESQGAEIVRWDHFSANVSYKDQVVDKFQSVKNSQFAQPLFEFSGACAGCGETPYIKTITQLYGEQMMVANATGCSSIYGGSAPSTPYCKHKESGQGPSWANSLFEDNAEYGFGMATGVNKMRERILIKMKTVNGEVSAETKAAMNEWIEGVNDRVKSKEATDKLLPLLEKESAPIAKEILALKQYLAKKSMWIFGGDGWAYDIGYGGLDHVLASGEDVNVLVMDTEVYSNTGGQASKATPVGAVAKFATSGMKTRKKDLGLMAMTYGYVYIAQVAMGSSQAQFFKALKEAEAYPGPSLIIAYSPCINHGLLAGMGKTQEESNLAVESGYWHLYRYNPQVEAEGKNPFVLDSKEPDWSKFQGFLNGEVRYTSLKKSFPGEAATLDKIAEDNAKWRYNNYKRLAEQQY, encoded by the coding sequence ATGAAAAAAAACAAAAAATTTATCACCTGTGATGGAAATTATGCCGCAGCTCATGTGGCTTATATGTTCAGCGAGGTAGCTGCTATTTACCCAATTACTCCGTCTTCAACTATGGCCGAGTATATTGATGAATGGGCCGCATTTGGACGTAAAAACCTATTTGGTGAGCAGGTAAAGGTAGTTGAAATGCAATCGGAGGGTGGAGCTGCTGGTGCGGTACACGGAAGTTTGCAATCAGGTGCTTTGACTTCAACTTTCACCGCATCACAAGGATTGTTGTTGATGATTCCTAATATGTATAAAATTGCAGGTGAATTATTACCTGGTGTTTTCCATGTAAGTGCCCGTAGTTTAGCCGCTCAGGCACTTTCTATTTTTGGTGATCATAGCGACGTTATGTCAACCCGTCAAACAGGTTTTGCCATGATGGCTACCGGCAGTGTACAAGAAGTGATGGATTTAGGAGCTATTGCTCATCTTGCTTCTATAAAAACAAGAATTCCTTTCTTACATTTCTTTGATGGTTTCAGGACTTCTCACGAAATTCAAAAAGTTGAATATTTTGAGAATGATGACTTAAGAGATTTGGTAGATTGGGATGCATTACAAACTTTCCGTAATAATGCATTAAACCCTGAGCACCCTGTTACAAGAGGTACTGCTCAAAATCCGGATATCTATTTCCAATCACGCGAAGCAGCCAATAAATTTTATGACCCAATTCCGGATGTAGTTGAAGATTACATGAAAGAAATTACAAAGAAGACAGGTCGTGAATACCATCCATTTACCTATTACGGTGCAACAGATGCTGAAAATGTGATTGTTGCAATGGGTTCAATTACTGAGACAATTAAAGAGGTTGTTGATTATTTGAATGCAAAAGGTGAAAAAGTTGGTCTCGTTTCAGTTCACTTGTACCGACCATTCTCTGAAAAGTACTTTTTAAAGGTAATGCCCAAGTCAGTTAAACGCATCGCTGTTCTCGACAGAACTAAAGAACCGGGTGCAAATGGTGAGCCATTGTACATGGATATCCGTGAAATGTATTATGAAAAAGCTGACAAACCTTTGGTTGTTGGTGGTCGTTATGGTTTGAGTTCAAAAGATACCACACCTGCAATGATGGTCTCAGTTTTTGAAAATCTCAAAATGAAGGAGCCAAAAAATTATTTCACAGTGGGTATCGTTGATGATGTTACTTTCAAATCATTACCATTATTGCCGGAAATCAGTATTGCCGCACCGGGAACTTACGAAGCAAAATTTTATGGTTTAGGTGCTGATGGTACTGTAGGTGCAAATAAAAACTCAATTAAAATTATCGGGGATAATACGGATAAGTATTGTCAGGCATATTTTGCTTACGATTCTAAAAAATCAGGTGGTATTACCGTTTCTCACTTACGATTTGGCGATGTTCCAATCAGAGCACCTTATTTAGTAGGAACTCCAAATTTTGTTGCCTGCCACGTTCCTTCATACCTGAACAAATACAATATGCTGAAAGGGTTAAAAAAGGGTGGTACTTTCTTATTAAATTCTATTTGGGATGTTGAAGAAACCAAAAATCAGCTACCAAATTCAATGAAGAAATACTTAGCTGTAAATGAAATCAATTTCTATATCATTAATGCAACAAAAATTGCAGATGAAATTGGATTAGGAAATAGAACCAATACCATCATGCAGTCGGCTTTCTTTAAAATTGCAGAGGTTATTCCTTATGATTTAGCCATTAATCAAATGAAGAAAGCAATCCTAAAGGACTTTGGTCGAAAAGGTGAAGCGATTGTAAAAATGAATAATGCAGCGGTTGATGCAGGTGATGCGGTAACCAAAATTGAAGTACCTAAAGAATGGGCAAAACTTGATGGTATTGATATTGTTGTTAAGAGAAATGTCCCTGCTTTTATTTCAGAATTAGCTGAGCCTGTAAATAGCCTAAAAGGTGATGATCTTCCCGTAAGTGCTTTCCTAGGTCGTGAAGATGGGACATTCCCGTCGGGTACTACTGCTTTTGAAAAACGTGGTATTGCTGTGACAGTTCCTGAATGGCAAGCTGATAATTGTATCCAGTGTAATCAATGTGCCTATGTTTGCCCTCACGCTGCAATCCGTCCATTCCTTGTAAACGAAGCTGAAGAAGCTAATTTACCTCAGGGAACAAAATTAATTGAGACCAAAGGCAAATTTGCCCCTCTGAAATTCAGAATTCAGGTTTCCGTATTAGATTGTACCGGCTGTAGTAATTGTGCCGATGTTTGTCCTGCAAAAGAAAAGGCCTTGGTAATGGAGCCTCTTGAAAGTCAGGGAGCTGAAATTGTACGTTGGGATCATTTTAGTGCAAACGTATCATACAAAGATCAGGTTGTTGATAAATTCCAATCGGTTAAAAATAGTCAGTTCGCCCAACCACTTTTCGAATTTTCCGGAGCTTGTGCCGGTTGTGGTGAAACACCTTATATTAAAACAATTACTCAACTATATGGTGAGCAAATGATGGTTGCAAATGCAACAGGTTGCTCTTCAATTTATGGCGGTTCAGCACCTTCAACCCCTTATTGTAAACACAAAGAAAGCGGACAAGGTCCTTCTTGGGCAAATTCATTGTTTGAGGATAATGCCGAATATGGATTTGGAATGGCAACCGGAGTTAACAAAATGCGCGAACGCATCCTGATAAAAATGAAAACCGTAAACGGTGAAGTTTCGGCAGAAACCAAAGCTGCCATGAATGAATGGATCGAAGGCGTAAACGATAGGGTTAAATCGAAGGAAGCTACTGACAAATTATTGCCTTTACTTGAGAAAGAAAGTGCACCCATTGCCAAAGAAATCCTTGCACTTAAACAATATCTTGCTAAAAAATCAATGTGGATTTTTGGTGGAGATGGCTGGGCTTATGACATCGGATACGGTGGGTTGGACCATGTTCTAGCTTCAGGTGAAGATGTAAATGTGCTGGTTATGGATACTGAGGTTTATTCAAACACAGGTGGACAAGCTTCTAAAGCAACTCCGGTTGGAGCTGTTGCCAAATTTGCTACATCAGGTATGAAGACCCGTAAAAAAGACCTTGGTTTAATGGCAATGACCTATGGTTATGTTTATATTGCACAGGTTGCAATGGGATCAAGCCAGGCTCAATTTTTTAAAGCATTGAAAGAAGCTGAGGCTTACCCTGGACCAAGCTTGATCATTGCTTATTCTCCTTGTATTAACCATGGCTTGCTTGCAGGTATGGGCAAAACACAGGAAGAATCTAATTTAGCAGTTGAATCAGGTTACTGGCATTTATACCGTTATAATCCTCAGGTAGAGGCTGAAGGTAAAAATCCTTTTGTTCTGGATTCAAAAGAACCGGATTGGAGCAAATTCCAGGGATTCTTAAATGGTGAGGTACGTTATACATCATTAAAGAAATCATTCCCCGGTGAAGCAGCAACCCTTGATAAAATTGCAGAGGATAATGCTAAATGGCGTTACAATAATTACAAACGTTTAGCCGAGCAGCAATACTAA
- a CDS encoding dihydroorotate dehydrogenase-like protein: MNLKTKYLGLELKNPIIIGASNLVKDLNILKRLEDAGAGAIVYKSLFEEQIQLENLQQYQTEEDYGARHAEMTSGMTNLEDAGPEEFLFHLKKAKEAVQIPLIASLNAVYEESWIEYAQKIEQTGVDALELNFYSTNYEFDIHGKAIIQEQIDILESIVKSVKIPVSVKLSPFYTNPLYIINEMDKIGVDGFVLFNRLFQPDIDIEKEVHHFPYNLSHHEDNRLALRYSGLLYGNIKADICSNTGILSGSDVIKMLLAGANCVQVVSAVYQKGPKQISKMLEELEVWMKHKGYKSISDFRGKLAKKNMTDIYAYKRAQYVDILMKSDEIFKKYPIA; encoded by the coding sequence ATGAACTTGAAGACAAAATATCTGGGACTTGAACTTAAAAACCCAATCATCATTGGAGCAAGTAATCTTGTAAAAGACCTTAATATACTTAAAAGACTTGAAGATGCCGGTGCCGGCGCAATAGTATATAAATCGCTATTTGAGGAACAAATTCAATTAGAAAATCTGCAACAATATCAAACGGAAGAGGATTATGGTGCCCGTCATGCTGAGATGACTTCGGGCATGACAAATCTGGAAGATGCAGGGCCTGAAGAGTTCTTATTTCATTTAAAAAAAGCAAAGGAAGCTGTTCAAATTCCCCTTATTGCAAGTTTAAATGCTGTATATGAAGAAAGTTGGATTGAATATGCACAGAAAATAGAGCAAACCGGTGTTGATGCATTAGAATTGAATTTTTATTCAACAAACTATGAATTTGATATCCACGGCAAAGCTATTATTCAGGAACAAATTGACATCCTTGAATCAATTGTTAAAAGTGTAAAAATTCCTGTAAGTGTTAAACTAAGCCCTTTCTATACAAATCCGTTGTACATCATTAATGAAATGGACAAGATTGGCGTTGATGGATTTGTGCTTTTCAATCGTTTATTCCAACCTGATATTGATATTGAAAAAGAAGTACATCATTTTCCATACAACCTAAGCCATCATGAGGACAATCGTTTGGCATTGCGTTATTCCGGACTATTGTATGGCAACATAAAAGCAGATATCTGCAGCAATACAGGAATACTCTCCGGATCCGATGTTATAAAAATGTTGCTTGCAGGAGCCAATTGTGTTCAGGTTGTTAGTGCTGTATATCAGAAAGGGCCAAAACAAATAAGTAAAATGCTTGAAGAGCTTGAAGTCTGGATGAAACACAAAGGTTATAAATCAATCAGTGACTTCAGGGGCAAACTTGCAAAGAAAAACATGACAGATATTTATGCCTACAAACGTGCTCAATATGTTGACATTCTGATGAAATCGGATGAAATATTTAAAAAATATCCTATCGCCTAA
- a CDS encoding GH92 family glycosyl hydrolase has protein sequence MNRLNLIGVLMISVMIPSCSQQEKTIVEYVNPFIGTDGHGHTYPGAALPFGMVQLSPDTRKDNWDACSGYHYSDSTIMGFSHTHLSGTGVGDYGDIRLMPTVGEVQLFPGEEKNPSSGYRSRFSHISEIASPGYYSVHLDDYDIRVELTVGERFGFHKYVFPETNQANVIIDLTEAVTSDKINDLGIRILDHKSIVGYRKTQGWAKDQRIYFYLEFSKEFKDFGMLSEGISIEELNKEITSKNLKAFVQFETQKDEAVYVKVGISAVSSENAKLNLGENTEWNFENIRMNAQNSWMEQLSRIQIKGGTDAQKTTFYTALYHSLLNPNLFSDINGEYRGHDGEKHKGEYKMYTVFSLWDTFRAAHPLFTMIEQKRTNEFIVSMLDMYDKGGLLPVWELAGNETNCMIGYHAISVIYDAFKKGIRDYDVEKALAAMVASAHADQFGLKFLKEEGYIPAGKEGESVSKTLEYAYDDWCIAMMAKDLGKEDIYLEFIERAQFYKNIFDKETGFMRGKINGAFVSPFDPTQVNFMLTEANTWQYNFFVPHDVNGLINLLGGKNQFEAKLDELFNSSEGLSGRQQSDITGLIGQYAHGNEPSHHMAYLYNYIGAPAKGAKVLRKIMDELYTDQPDGLCGNEDCGQMSAWYVLSALGFYPVCPGDNQYIIGTPLFDEISLNLENGKKLTIKSENLSKENSYIQTIKYNGADYSKSFFTHEMLMEGGEFLYVMGSTPSDWGTKAEDCPTSSITDHLISPVPYFKSESRTFTNELVVELASIDPDSEIFYTTDGNDPNQNTKKYEGPITIFKGTNFKAVAYLNGVPSKVANAEYNKIQGGRKVRMKNAYSPQYTAGGEQALLDFIRGGENFRTGAWQGYYGVDFEALVDLGESQQISELSAGFHQEQNSWIWMPLFVEFFISDDGQNFKKISKLENDVDQKIDGGVVKEFGVKYVNEKARYIKVFAKNIEVCPDWHVGAGNKAWIFVDEITIR, from the coding sequence ATGAACAGGTTAAATCTTATTGGAGTTTTAATGATATCTGTCATGATACCTTCATGTTCCCAACAGGAAAAGACAATTGTTGAATACGTTAATCCATTTATTGGAACGGATGGACACGGCCATACCTACCCGGGTGCAGCCCTGCCATTTGGGATGGTTCAACTGAGCCCGGATACCCGAAAAGATAATTGGGATGCTTGCTCGGGGTATCATTATTCCGATTCGACGATCATGGGATTTAGCCACACCCATTTGAGTGGAACAGGGGTTGGTGATTATGGCGATATTCGATTAATGCCAACTGTTGGTGAAGTTCAGCTTTTCCCCGGAGAAGAAAAGAATCCTTCATCTGGGTATCGATCAAGATTCTCTCATATTAGCGAAATAGCAAGTCCAGGTTATTATTCGGTACATCTCGACGATTACGATATTAGGGTGGAATTAACGGTTGGTGAAAGGTTTGGATTTCATAAATACGTTTTTCCGGAAACTAACCAAGCGAACGTTATCATTGATTTGACAGAGGCTGTTACCAGTGATAAAATCAATGATTTGGGAATTAGAATCCTTGATCATAAAAGTATTGTAGGTTATCGGAAAACTCAGGGTTGGGCCAAAGATCAACGAATATATTTTTATTTAGAATTTTCAAAGGAGTTTAAGGATTTCGGAATGCTATCGGAAGGGATCAGTATTGAAGAGTTAAATAAGGAAATTACATCAAAAAACCTGAAAGCATTTGTTCAATTCGAAACCCAAAAAGATGAGGCTGTTTATGTAAAAGTTGGAATTAGTGCGGTCAGTAGTGAAAATGCAAAACTGAATTTAGGTGAAAACACCGAATGGAATTTTGAGAATATTAGGATGAATGCACAAAATTCATGGATGGAGCAACTTTCCAGAATTCAAATTAAAGGTGGCACCGATGCACAAAAAACTACTTTTTATACCGCACTTTATCACAGCTTGCTGAACCCCAATCTTTTTTCGGACATCAATGGAGAATATCGTGGGCATGATGGCGAAAAACATAAAGGGGAATATAAGATGTATACTGTTTTTTCTTTATGGGATACTTTTCGGGCAGCACATCCCTTGTTTACCATGATTGAACAGAAAAGAACCAATGAGTTCATCGTTTCGATGTTGGATATGTATGATAAAGGAGGATTGTTACCTGTTTGGGAACTGGCGGGGAATGAAACCAATTGCATGATTGGGTATCATGCCATTTCGGTCATATACGATGCTTTTAAAAAGGGTATTCGTGATTATGATGTTGAAAAAGCATTGGCAGCAATGGTTGCCAGTGCACATGCCGATCAATTCGGCTTGAAATTTCTAAAAGAAGAAGGCTATATCCCGGCAGGAAAAGAAGGCGAATCGGTTTCAAAAACGTTGGAATATGCTTACGATGATTGGTGCATTGCAATGATGGCAAAAGATTTGGGGAAGGAAGATATTTATTTGGAATTCATTGAACGTGCACAGTTTTATAAAAATATTTTTGATAAAGAAACCGGATTTATGAGGGGCAAAATTAATGGAGCATTTGTTAGCCCATTTGATCCGACACAGGTAAATTTTATGTTGACAGAGGCCAATACATGGCAGTATAATTTCTTTGTCCCGCACGATGTGAATGGCTTGATCAATTTGCTGGGAGGAAAAAATCAATTTGAAGCTAAGCTGGATGAGCTTTTCAATTCAAGTGAAGGACTTTCCGGGCGTCAGCAATCGGACATTACGGGTTTAATCGGACAATATGCCCATGGCAACGAACCCAGTCATCACATGGCTTATTTATACAATTATATTGGAGCTCCTGCCAAAGGAGCAAAGGTGCTTCGAAAAATCATGGATGAACTTTATACTGATCAGCCTGACGGATTGTGCGGCAATGAAGATTGCGGTCAGATGTCGGCCTGGTATGTTTTGAGTGCTTTAGGGTTTTATCCTGTTTGTCCCGGCGATAATCAGTATATTATTGGTACTCCCTTGTTTGATGAAATCAGCCTTAATCTTGAAAATGGGAAAAAACTCACTATCAAATCTGAAAATCTGAGTAAGGAAAACAGCTATATTCAAACCATAAAATATAATGGCGCGGATTATTCAAAATCTTTCTTCACCCACGAAATGTTGATGGAAGGTGGTGAATTCTTATATGTAATGGGTTCAACGCCTTCCGATTGGGGAACCAAGGCTGAAGATTGTCCAACATCTTCAATTACTGATCATCTGATTTCTCCGGTTCCTTATTTCAAATCTGAATCCAGGACTTTTACCAATGAATTGGTCGTTGAATTGGCTTCTATAGATCCGGATTCAGAAATATTTTATACAACTGATGGAAACGATCCAAATCAAAATACTAAAAAATATGAGGGTCCGATTACAATTTTTAAGGGCACCAATTTTAAAGCAGTTGCCTATCTGAATGGCGTACCATCAAAAGTTGCAAATGCTGAATACAATAAAATTCAAGGAGGTAGAAAAGTTAGGATGAAGAATGCCTATAGCCCACAATACACCGCTGGCGGAGAGCAAGCATTACTTGATTTTATTCGTGGAGGAGAAAACTTTAGAACGGGTGCCTGGCAAGGATATTATGGGGTTGATTTTGAGGCATTGGTTGATTTAGGTGAATCTCAACAAATCAGTGAACTTTCAGCCGGGTTTCATCAGGAACAAAACTCCTGGATTTGGATGCCGTTGTTTGTTGAATTTTTTATTTCCGATGACGGGCAAAATTTTAAGAAGATATCAAAGCTCGAAAACGATGTTGACCAAAAGATAGATGGAGGAGTTGTTAAAGAGTTTGGAGTAAAATACGTGAATGAAAAAGCACGTTACATCAAAGTATTTGCAAAAAATATTGAGGTTTGTCCCGATTGGCACGTCGGAGCCGGTAATAAAGCCTGGATTTTTGTGGATGAAATAACGATTCGATAA
- a CDS encoding family 20 glycosylhydrolase → MKRLFIFPVIMLFALFYTSCEQQPISSEVNIIPRPSNLFMANSYFKVNDETKIVLQVDNDEMRMLGGYLASALRKISGLELPVILYDEAREVNGDIVLLHTSMHNESDEAYQIAYRNSNYILESRTGKGLFYAIQSFLQLIPIEVITAENYGRFEIPGVNLNDSPRFTYRGMHLDVSRHFFPKEFILKFIDLMATYKFNTFHWHLTDDNGWRIEIKKYPLLTEVAAWRVDRENFPWRERELQKPGEEATYGGFYTQEEVKEIIKYAQDRYITIIPEIEMPGHTREVFAAYPELSCTGKKLTVIPGSYWPNADIFCAGKEETFKFLEGVLDEVIELFPSEYIHIGGDEADKTEWKKCKLCQARIKKEGLKDEAELQSYFIKRIEAYVISKGKKIIGWDEILEGGLAPEATVMSWRGMQGGIDAAKQGHDVIMTPVSHCYFDYYQADPEFEPVAIGGFTTLKKVYSFEPVTPELSEEEAKHVLGTQANIWTEYIATPEHAEYMAVPRMLALAEVAWTMKKKRDFNHFNRRLQEHFKILDHKDINYSKGSYKVDFVTETDTLGTTKVKLESEIWEAKIYYTIDGSTPDTSSIFYRNPFEIEKSCSINAGIFVDGILKEKISRQEVFVHKALGKKITLKQQFSNLYTGGREDALLDGIKGGEKHNNGFWQGFQGDNLEAVIDFGKPTSFNKIEIGFFQRQSSWIFFPEYVDIYISDDGKEFKKLANIPTEISLKDEKAQRKDYIYVSSGDHSVRYLKVFAKNIGICPKWHPAAGSKSWIFADEIIIN, encoded by the coding sequence ATGAAAAGGCTATTTATTTTTCCAGTAATCATGCTGTTCGCTTTGTTTTACACATCCTGCGAACAACAACCAATCAGTTCTGAGGTCAATATTATTCCCAGGCCATCGAATTTGTTTATGGCTAATTCCTACTTTAAAGTCAATGACGAAACTAAAATCGTGTTGCAGGTTGATAATGATGAAATGAGGATGCTGGGTGGATATCTCGCTTCGGCCCTTCGTAAAATAAGTGGTCTGGAACTTCCGGTTATTCTTTATGATGAAGCAAGGGAAGTAAATGGCGATATCGTTCTCTTGCATACAAGTATGCATAATGAGAGTGATGAAGCATATCAGATTGCTTACAGGAATTCAAATTATATTTTGGAATCCAGAACCGGAAAGGGTTTGTTTTACGCAATTCAATCTTTTTTGCAATTGATCCCGATTGAAGTTATAACTGCTGAAAATTACGGGCGGTTCGAAATTCCGGGCGTCAATCTGAATGATAGCCCAAGATTTACCTACCGGGGAATGCATTTAGATGTGTCAAGGCATTTCTTTCCGAAAGAATTTATCCTGAAATTCATCGACCTCATGGCTACCTATAAATTCAATACTTTTCACTGGCATTTAACTGATGATAATGGGTGGCGAATTGAAATTAAAAAATATCCGCTTTTAACCGAGGTGGCTGCATGGCGAGTAGATAGGGAAAACTTTCCTTGGCGTGAAAGGGAACTTCAAAAGCCAGGAGAAGAAGCAACTTATGGTGGTTTTTATACCCAGGAAGAAGTTAAAGAAATCATCAAATACGCGCAGGATCGTTACATTACCATAATTCCTGAAATAGAGATGCCGGGTCATACCCGTGAAGTTTTTGCGGCTTATCCCGAATTATCATGTACCGGTAAAAAGTTGACGGTTATCCCGGGATCTTATTGGCCAAATGCAGATATTTTTTGTGCCGGAAAAGAAGAAACTTTTAAATTTCTGGAAGGTGTTTTGGATGAAGTGATTGAGCTATTCCCGTCAGAATATATTCACATTGGCGGGGATGAAGCTGATAAAACCGAATGGAAAAAATGTAAATTATGTCAGGCCCGGATTAAAAAAGAAGGATTGAAAGATGAGGCTGAACTGCAGAGTTATTTCATTAAGAGGATTGAGGCGTATGTTATTTCTAAAGGAAAGAAAATAATTGGGTGGGATGAAATTTTAGAAGGTGGTCTTGCTCCCGAAGCAACGGTCATGTCGTGGCGTGGCATGCAGGGTGGCATCGATGCTGCAAAACAAGGGCACGACGTGATCATGACACCGGTTTCACATTGTTATTTTGACTATTATCAGGCCGATCCCGAATTTGAACCTGTCGCCATTGGCGGATTCACTACTTTAAAGAAAGTGTATTCGTTTGAACCTGTTACTCCCGAATTATCGGAAGAAGAAGCAAAACACGTGCTGGGAACTCAGGCCAATATCTGGACCGAATATATTGCTACACCCGAACATGCTGAATACATGGCAGTCCCAAGAATGCTGGCTCTGGCTGAAGTTGCATGGACCATGAAAAAGAAAAGGGATTTCAACCATTTTAATCGCCGACTTCAGGAACATTTTAAAATCTTGGATCACAAAGATATTAATTACTCCAAGGGTTCTTATAAGGTAGATTTTGTTACAGAAACTGATACTTTGGGGACTACAAAAGTGAAACTTGAATCTGAGATTTGGGAAGCAAAAATTTATTATACGATAGATGGAAGTACTCCTGATACAAGCTCAATTTTTTACAGGAATCCATTCGAAATTGAGAAATCGTGCAGCATAAATGCAGGAATATTTGTTGACGGAATATTAAAAGAAAAAATAAGCAGGCAAGAGGTTTTTGTTCATAAGGCATTGGGTAAGAAAATAACTTTAAAGCAGCAATTTAGCAACCTTTATACGGGTGGACGTGAGGATGCTCTTTTGGATGGAATTAAAGGGGGTGAAAAGCACAATAATGGTTTCTGGCAAGGTTTTCAAGGAGATAATTTGGAGGCTGTAATTGATTTTGGGAAACCTACAAGCTTCAATAAGATTGAAATCGGATTTTTTCAACGACAGTCAAGTTGGATTTTCTTTCCCGAATACGTTGATATTTATATATCAGATGATGGCAAGGAATTTAAAAAGCTTGCAAATATCCCAACGGAAATTTCGTTGAAAGATGAAAAAGCCCAACGGAAAGATTATATCTATGTTAGCAGCGGAGATCATTCTGTTAGGTATTTAAAAGTTTTTGCAAAGAATATTGGAATTTGTCCAAAGTGGCATCCGGCTGCGGGAAGCAAATCTTGGATTTTTGCAGATGAAATAATCATTAACTAA
- a CDS encoding N(4)-(beta-N-acetylglucosaminyl)-L-asparaginase: protein MISRRKFIAASSAVALGAMVKPVFANVKGLTKEDSQAKKGMIPMVISTWNHGIPANEAAWKVLATGGNSLDAVEQGVQIPEADPNVMSVGYGGFPDRDGHVTLDACIMNKDGDCGSVSFLQHIKHPISVARKVMEETPHVMLSGEGALQFALDQGFVKENLLTDQAKKAWEEWKVNSKYLPKINAENHDTIGMLAIDEACDIAGACTTSGAAFKYHGRVGDSPIIGAGLYIDNEVGGAVATGQGELVMKTLGTFLVVELMRNGMNPQEACEEAVKRIVTKLKNYKEFQVGYLAINKSAEVGSYCIHPGFNYALYQNDKNTLIDSDSYLKS from the coding sequence ATGATAAGCAGAAGAAAATTTATTGCCGCATCATCCGCAGTTGCTTTAGGTGCTATGGTGAAACCGGTATTTGCAAATGTTAAAGGCTTGACAAAAGAAGATTCACAAGCAAAAAAGGGAATGATACCCATGGTAATTTCAACCTGGAATCATGGGATCCCGGCCAATGAAGCTGCATGGAAAGTGCTTGCAACGGGAGGAAATTCGCTGGATGCAGTAGAGCAAGGAGTACAAATACCTGAAGCTGATCCAAACGTAATGTCGGTTGGATATGGAGGCTTTCCCGATCGTGATGGACATGTAACCCTCGATGCATGTATCATGAATAAAGATGGGGATTGTGGCTCTGTTTCCTTTCTTCAACACATCAAACATCCGATTTCTGTTGCCCGAAAAGTGATGGAAGAAACCCCGCATGTAATGCTTTCAGGTGAAGGTGCATTGCAGTTTGCGCTTGATCAAGGTTTTGTGAAAGAAAACTTATTGACCGATCAGGCAAAAAAAGCATGGGAAGAATGGAAAGTAAACTCAAAATATCTTCCTAAAATTAATGCAGAAAATCATGATACGATCGGAATGTTGGCTATTGATGAGGCATGCGATATAGCCGGAGCCTGCACAACCAGCGGTGCGGCTTTTAAATATCATGGAAGGGTAGGTGATTCTCCAATCATAGGTGCCGGATTATATATCGATAATGAAGTTGGAGGTGCTGTTGCTACAGGACAAGGTGAGTTGGTGATGAAAACGTTGGGTACTTTTCTTGTAGTCGAGTTGATGCGCAATGGAATGAACCCACAGGAAGCCTGTGAGGAGGCGGTAAAAAGAATTGTGACTAAATTGAAAAATTACAAGGAATTTCAAGTAGGGTATTTGGCAATCAATAAATCGGCAGAAGTTGGATCTTATTGCATCCACCCGGGATTTAATTACGCGCTATATCAAAATGATAAGAATACTTTAATTGATTCGGATAGTTATCTAAAATCATAA